In Nocardioides sp. JQ2195, a genomic segment contains:
- the narH gene encoding nitrate reductase subunit beta, whose product MKVMAQMAMVMNLDKCIGCHTCSVTCKQAWTNRAGTEYVWFNNVETRPGQGYPRRYEDQETWKGGWTLNKRGKLTLKSGNRVKKLFTIFSNPKMPSIEDYYEPWTYDYATLTDAPAQEHTPVARPKSLLTGKNMTIKWSANWDDNLGGSEETWANDPVLSKVSGEVKRSLEETFMFYLPRICEHCLNPSCVASCPSGAIYKRSEDGIVLVDQDKCRGWRMCISGCPYKKMYFNHRTGKAEKCTFCYPRIEVGLPTVCSETCVGRLRYLGLVLYDADAVLEAAATEDDKDLYEAQRSVLLDPNDPEVVKAAERDGIPFDWIQAAQKSPIHALINVFKVALPLHPEYRTMPMVWYIPPLSPVIDVVKETGEDAEDDTNLFAAIDALRIPVEYLAELFTAGDTTVVDAVLKKLAAMRSYMRDINMGREPNAAIPEAVGMGEEEMYDMYRLLALAKYDERYVIPAAHVEQAHSLEELATECSLDFEGGPGMGGSGPFGEGSGSQVVPVAVENFAVLQDRQTSDSVASPPDKHSRINLLNWDGKGTPSGLFPPRDEDES is encoded by the coding sequence ATGAAGGTCATGGCGCAGATGGCGATGGTGATGAACCTCGACAAGTGCATCGGGTGCCACACCTGCTCGGTGACCTGCAAGCAGGCCTGGACGAACCGGGCCGGCACCGAGTACGTGTGGTTCAACAACGTCGAGACCCGGCCCGGGCAGGGCTACCCGCGCCGCTACGAGGACCAGGAGACCTGGAAGGGCGGCTGGACCCTCAACAAGCGCGGCAAGCTGACCCTCAAGAGCGGCAACCGGGTCAAGAAGCTGTTCACCATCTTCAGCAACCCGAAGATGCCCTCCATCGAGGACTACTACGAGCCGTGGACCTACGACTACGCCACGTTGACCGATGCCCCGGCCCAGGAGCACACCCCGGTCGCCCGGCCCAAGTCGTTGCTCACCGGCAAGAACATGACGATCAAGTGGTCGGCCAACTGGGACGACAACCTCGGTGGTTCCGAGGAGACCTGGGCCAACGATCCCGTCCTGTCCAAGGTCTCGGGAGAGGTGAAGCGCTCCCTGGAGGAGACCTTCATGTTCTACCTCCCGCGCATCTGCGAGCACTGTCTCAACCCCTCGTGCGTGGCGTCGTGCCCCAGCGGCGCGATCTACAAGCGCAGCGAGGACGGCATCGTCCTGGTCGACCAGGACAAGTGCCGCGGTTGGCGGATGTGCATCTCGGGCTGCCCCTACAAGAAGATGTACTTCAACCACCGCACCGGCAAGGCCGAGAAGTGCACGTTCTGCTACCCGCGGATCGAGGTGGGCCTGCCGACGGTCTGCTCGGAGACCTGCGTCGGTCGGCTGCGCTACCTCGGCCTCGTCCTCTACGACGCGGACGCGGTTCTCGAGGCCGCGGCCACGGAGGACGACAAGGACCTCTACGAGGCGCAGCGTTCGGTGCTGCTCGACCCGAACGACCCCGAGGTGGTGAAGGCAGCCGAGCGCGACGGCATCCCGTTCGACTGGATCCAGGCCGCGCAGAAGTCACCGATCCACGCGCTGATCAACGTCTTCAAGGTGGCGCTCCCGCTGCACCCGGAGTACCGCACGATGCCGATGGTCTGGTACATCCCGCCGCTGTCGCCGGTCATCGACGTGGTCAAGGAGACCGGCGAGGACGCCGAGGACGACACCAACCTGTTCGCCGCGATCGACGCCCTGCGGATCCCGGTCGAGTACCTCGCCGAGCTGTTCACCGCCGGCGACACCACCGTCGTGGACGCCGTGCTGAAGAAGCTGGCGGCGATGCGCTCCTACATGCGCGACATCAACATGGGCCGTGAGCCCAATGCCGCCATACCTGAGGCGGTCGGGATGGGCGAGGAGGAGATGTACGACATGTACCGCCTGCTCGCGCTGGCCAAGTACGACGAGCGCTACGTGATCCCGGCGGCACACGTGGAGCAGGCCCACTCGCTGGAGGAGCTCGCCACCGAGTGCTCGCTCGACTTCGAGGGCGGGCCGGGGATGGGCGGCTCCGGTCCGTTCGGTGAGGGTTCCGGCTCACAGGTGGTCCCGGTCGCGGTGGAGAACTTCGCCGTCCTCCAGGACCGGCAGACCAGTGACTCGGTGGCGTCCCCACCGGACAAGCACAGCAGGATCAACCTGTTGAACTGGGACGGCAAGGGCACCCCGAGTGGGCTCTTCCCGCCGCGTGACGAGGACGAGTCATGA
- the narJ gene encoding nitrate reductase molybdenum cofactor assembly chaperone produces the protein MKLWKRQPRLEDDAVRATWQCVSLLLDYPADDVEAVRHTVPHLPDPVREPLETFLAHRDGTPIVELRADYVETFDTRRRGNLFLTYFVHGDTRQRGMALLRFKDTYEAAGVDLDPGELPDHLCVVLEFAGTVDLESGRALLLDHRAGFEVLRLHLRTAGSPWVSLLDAVAETLPTLAGDEEEAIRRLVAAGPPKEEVGLTPYGTPSFDAALMERTSGGPVDLPMPTVPIGSQGSGSTASTWRSA, from the coding sequence ATGAAGCTCTGGAAGCGCCAGCCGCGGCTGGAGGACGACGCGGTGCGCGCGACGTGGCAGTGCGTCTCGCTCCTCCTGGACTACCCCGCCGACGACGTCGAGGCCGTCCGCCACACGGTCCCGCACCTGCCCGACCCGGTGCGGGAACCGTTGGAGACGTTCCTGGCGCACCGGGACGGTACCCCGATCGTGGAGCTGCGCGCCGACTACGTCGAGACCTTCGACACCCGGCGTCGCGGCAACCTGTTCCTGACCTACTTCGTGCACGGTGACACCCGTCAACGGGGGATGGCGCTGCTCAGGTTCAAGGACACCTACGAGGCCGCCGGCGTCGACCTCGACCCGGGGGAGCTGCCCGACCACCTGTGCGTCGTGCTCGAGTTCGCCGGCACGGTCGACCTCGAGAGCGGTCGTGCGCTGCTGCTTGACCACCGTGCCGGGTTCGAGGTCCTGCGACTCCACCTGCGCACCGCGGGTTCGCCCTGGGTGAGCCTGCTCGACGCCGTCGCCGAGACGCTGCCGACCCTGGCCGGCGACGAGGAGGAGGCGATCCGCCGGCTGGTGGCGGCGGGACCCCCGAAGGAGGAGGTCGGCCTGACGCCGTACGGCACGCCGTCGTTCGACGCGGCGCTGATGGAACGCACCTCCGGCGGTCCGGTCGACCTGCCGATGCCGACGGTGCCGATCGGGTCGCAAGGATCAGGGTCGACCGCTTCGACGTGGAGGAGTGCCTGA
- the narI gene encoding respiratory nitrate reductase subunit gamma, which produces MDELLWVIIPYVCLTTFVLGHVWRYNYDKFGWTTRSSQLYEKRLLRWGSPLFHFGMIGVFFGHVMGLGIPQSWTDAVGISDEVYHAFAVGGGVLAGAATLAGLAILVYRRRTVGPVFSATTVMDKVMYAVLAIVILLGIWNTIAGGILNLGGHYNYREGVSVWFRGIFRFDLHPGLMGEAPIGFQIHGMAAMLLFALWPFTRLVHVFSAPLGYLTRPYIVYRSRDAHAGARAPQRGWDPADRGADRHV; this is translated from the coding sequence ATGGACGAGTTGCTCTGGGTGATCATTCCGTACGTGTGCCTGACGACCTTCGTGCTGGGGCACGTCTGGCGCTACAACTACGACAAGTTCGGGTGGACCACCCGATCCTCGCAGCTCTACGAGAAGCGCCTCCTGCGCTGGGGAAGTCCGTTGTTCCACTTCGGCATGATCGGGGTCTTCTTCGGCCACGTCATGGGGCTCGGCATCCCGCAGTCGTGGACCGATGCGGTCGGCATCAGCGACGAGGTCTACCACGCGTTCGCCGTCGGGGGTGGCGTGCTCGCCGGTGCCGCCACCCTGGCCGGGTTGGCGATCCTGGTCTACCGACGTCGCACGGTCGGCCCGGTCTTCTCCGCGACGACCGTGATGGACAAGGTGATGTACGCCGTCCTGGCGATCGTGATCCTGCTCGGCATCTGGAACACGATCGCCGGCGGGATCCTCAACCTCGGCGGCCACTACAACTACCGCGAAGGCGTCTCGGTCTGGTTCCGCGGCATCTTCCGCTTCGACCTGCACCCGGGCCTGATGGGCGAGGCACCCATCGGATTCCAGATCCACGGGATGGCGGCGATGCTGCTGTTCGCGCTGTGGCCGTTCACCCGCCTGGTGCACGTCTTCAGTGCTCCGCTGGGCTACCTCACCCGCCCCTACATCGTCTATCGCTCCCGCGACGCCCATGCCGGTGCCCGGGCGCCGCAGCGCGGGTGGGATCCCGCCGACCGGGGCGCGGACCGACATGTGTGA
- a CDS encoding hemerythrin domain-containing protein: MCEHCGCRGVPPIAELMDEHYALLDDAHEVRRALGAGDRAGASRLMERLVAHLDVHVRREERGIFTAMRSQGEFVEEVQQLEGEHRSLDAAIGGLDPEDPGFDDVVSELFRELSEHIDRENLGIFPVSVVTLGASGWELVQQARDELPSFLPSLHD; the protein is encoded by the coding sequence ATGTGTGAGCACTGCGGCTGCCGTGGGGTGCCTCCGATCGCGGAGCTGATGGACGAGCACTACGCGCTGCTCGACGACGCCCACGAAGTACGCCGCGCGCTCGGGGCGGGCGACCGGGCCGGTGCGAGCCGGCTGATGGAGCGCCTCGTGGCGCACCTCGACGTCCACGTCCGGCGCGAGGAACGAGGAATCTTCACCGCCATGCGAAGCCAGGGGGAGTTCGTCGAGGAGGTCCAGCAGCTCGAGGGCGAGCACCGCTCCCTCGACGCCGCCATCGGCGGCCTGGACCCGGAGGACCCGGGATTCGACGACGTGGTCTCCGAGCTGTTCCGCGAGCTGTCCGAGCACATCGACCGCGAGAACCTCGGCATCTTCCCGGTCTCCGTGGTCACGCTCGGTGCCTCGGGCTGGGAGCTGGTGCAGCAGGCTCGGGACGAGCTTCCGTCCTTCCTTCCGAGCCTCCACGACTGA
- a CDS encoding cupin domain-containing protein, producing the protein MESTSLKQLVDTQIEAARAASAGRSASTVHGGREHDLRQTVIALVEGRSLGEHESPGEATLQVLRGQVRLHAGGSTWEGAEGDYLLIPQERHDLEAVTDAAVLLTVATRAS; encoded by the coding sequence ATGGAGAGCACATCACTGAAGCAGCTGGTCGACACCCAGATCGAGGCGGCCCGAGCGGCCTCTGCCGGCCGGTCCGCATCGACCGTCCACGGTGGGCGCGAGCACGACCTGCGCCAGACCGTGATCGCCCTGGTGGAGGGCCGCTCGCTCGGCGAGCACGAGTCCCCCGGAGAGGCGACTCTGCAGGTGTTGCGTGGCCAGGTGCGGCTGCACGCCGGCGGGTCGACGTGGGAGGGTGCCGAGGGTGACTACCTGCTGATCCCGCAGGAGCGCCACGACCTCGAGGCGGTCACCGATGCAGCCGTGCTGCTCACCGTGGCCACCCGTGCGAGTTGA
- the groL gene encoding chaperonin GroEL (60 kDa chaperone family; promotes refolding of misfolded polypeptides especially under stressful conditions; forms two stacked rings of heptamers to form a barrel-shaped 14mer; ends can be capped by GroES; misfolded proteins enter the barrel where they are refolded when GroES binds) — MPKLIAFNEEARRGLERGMNTLADAVKVTLGPKGRNVVLEKKWGAPTITNDGVSIAKEIELEDPYEKIGAELVKEVAKKTDDVAGDGTTTATVLAQAMVREGLRNVAAGANPMGLKRGIETAVAAVSEQLLGMAKDIETKEQIASAATISAGGDTTVGDAIAEAMDKVGKEGVITVEESNTFGIDLELTEGMRFDKGYISAYFVTDPERMETVLEDAYVLIANSKISNVKDLLPLLEKVMQSGKPLLILAEDVDGEALSTLVVNKIRGTFKSVAVKAPGFGDRRKAMLQDIAILTGGQVISEEVGLKLESAGIELLGQARKVVITKDETTIVEGSGDQAQIEGRVNQIRAEIENSDSDYDREKLQERLAKLAGGVAVIKVGAATEVELKERKHRIEDAVRNAKAAVEEGIVAGGGVALVQAADLAFEKIELEGDEATGANIVRVATDAPLKQIAINAGLEGGVIAEKVRNLESGHGLNAATGEYVDMIAEGIIDPAKVTRSALQNAASIAALFLTTEAVVADKPEKAAPMGDPTGGMGGMGGMDF, encoded by the coding sequence ATGCCGAAGCTGATTGCTTTCAACGAAGAGGCGCGCCGCGGTCTCGAGCGGGGCATGAACACCCTCGCCGACGCCGTCAAGGTGACGCTTGGCCCCAAGGGCCGCAACGTCGTCCTGGAGAAGAAGTGGGGCGCCCCCACGATCACCAACGACGGTGTCTCGATCGCCAAGGAGATCGAGCTCGAGGACCCCTACGAGAAGATCGGGGCCGAGCTCGTCAAGGAGGTCGCCAAGAAGACCGACGACGTCGCCGGTGACGGAACGACCACCGCCACGGTGCTCGCCCAGGCGATGGTCCGAGAGGGCCTGCGCAACGTGGCCGCGGGTGCGAACCCGATGGGTCTCAAGCGTGGCATCGAGACCGCTGTCGCCGCCGTGTCCGAGCAGCTGCTCGGCATGGCCAAGGACATCGAGACCAAGGAGCAGATCGCGTCTGCTGCCACCATCTCCGCCGGTGGCGACACCACCGTCGGTGACGCCATCGCCGAGGCGATGGACAAGGTCGGCAAGGAAGGCGTCATCACCGTCGAGGAGTCGAACACGTTCGGCATCGACCTCGAGCTGACCGAGGGCATGCGGTTCGACAAGGGCTACATCTCGGCCTACTTCGTCACCGACCCCGAGCGCATGGAGACGGTCCTCGAGGACGCCTACGTCCTCATTGCGAACTCCAAGATCTCCAACGTCAAGGACCTGCTCCCGCTGCTCGAGAAGGTCATGCAGTCCGGCAAGCCGCTGCTGATCCTGGCCGAGGACGTCGACGGCGAGGCCCTGTCCACGCTGGTCGTCAACAAGATCCGTGGCACCTTCAAGTCCGTGGCCGTCAAGGCTCCGGGCTTCGGTGACCGCCGCAAGGCCATGCTGCAGGACATCGCGATCCTCACGGGTGGCCAGGTCATCTCCGAGGAGGTCGGCCTCAAGCTCGAGTCGGCTGGCATCGAGCTCCTCGGCCAGGCCCGCAAGGTCGTCATCACCAAGGACGAGACCACCATCGTCGAGGGCTCGGGCGACCAGGCCCAGATCGAGGGCCGGGTCAACCAGATCCGTGCCGAGATCGAGAACTCCGACTCCGACTACGACCGCGAGAAGCTGCAGGAGCGCCTGGCCAAGCTGGCCGGCGGCGTTGCAGTCATCAAGGTCGGCGCGGCCACCGAGGTCGAGCTCAAGGAGCGCAAGCACCGCATCGAGGACGCCGTTCGCAACGCGAAGGCTGCCGTCGAGGAGGGCATCGTCGCCGGCGGTGGCGTGGCGCTGGTCCAGGCCGCCGACCTCGCGTTCGAGAAGATCGAGCTCGAGGGTGACGAGGCCACGGGTGCGAACATCGTGCGCGTCGCCACCGACGCCCCGCTGAAGCAGATCGCGATCAACGCCGGCCTCGAGGGTGGCGTCATCGCGGAGAAGGTCCGCAACCTCGAGTCGGGCCACGGCCTCAACGCGGCCACCGGCGAGTACGTCGACATGATCGCCGAAGGCATCATCGACCCCGCCAAGGTGACCCGCTCGGCCCTGCAGAACGCCGCGTCGATCGCCGCGCTGTTCCTCACCACCGAGGCCGTCGTCGCCGACAAGCCGGAGAAGGCCGCCCCGATGGGCGACCCGACCGGTGGCATGGGCGGCATGGGCGGCATGGACTTCTGA